In Palaemon carinicauda isolate YSFRI2023 chromosome 18, ASM3689809v2, whole genome shotgun sequence, a genomic segment contains:
- the Cyt-c1 gene encoding cytochrome c1, heme protein, mitochondrial yields MAATATRVARSGILKLPASGINLQRTAKLSTLRDAVNGRKALLAAVGVVGGSAAGLAYALNESVKASDLTLHTSEFPWPHSGIFSSFDHASIRRGYEVYKNVCAACHSMKYIAFRNLIGVSHTEEEAKAEAEGVQIRDGPDDEGNMFERPGKLSDYFPSPYANDNAARSANNGALPPDLSYITSARHGGENYIFSLLTGYCDPPAGVTLREGLYYNPYFVGGAIGMAQALYNEVMEYSDGTPATASQMAKDVAVFLKWASEPEHDQRKLMALKCIMMFSLLTAITYYIKRHKWSVLKSRKMAYKPVR; encoded by the exons ATGGCAGCGACGGCGACCCGAGTGGCCCGATCGGGTATTTTGAAGCTTCCTGCCTCTGGTATTAATCTCCAG aGGACGGCTAAGCTTTCAACATTGCGAGATGCGGTTAATGGAAGAAAGGCT ctgTTGGCTGCAGTGGGTGTAGTAGGAGGCAGTGCTGCAGGCTTGGCATATGCTCTCAACGAGTCTGTGAAGGCATCAGATCTTACACTTCATACTTCTGAATTTCCATGGCCTCACAGTGGAATTTTCTCCTCATTTGACCATGCCTCAATCCGTCGAGGTTATGAG GTGTACAAGAATGTTTGTGCTGCATGCCATTCCATGAAGTACATTGCTTTCCGTAACTTAATAGGAGTGTCGCATACAGAGGAAGAAGCTAAGGCTGAAGCAGAAGGTGTGCAG ATTAGAGATGGCCCTGACGATGAAGGAAATATGTTTGAAAGACCTGGAAAACTGTCTGATTACTTTCCCAGTCCATACGCTAATGACAATGCCGCTCGTTCAGCCAATAATGGTGCTTTACCTCCCGATCTTTCTTACATTACATCAGCTCGCCACGGCGGGGAG AATTACATTTTCTCCCTGTTGACGGGATATTGTGATCCTCCTGCTGGCGTTACCCTTAGAGAGGGCTTATATTACAATCCTTACTTTGTTGGAGGAGCTATTGGCATGGCTCAGGCTCTATACAATGAG gtTATGGAATACAGTGATGGAACTCCAGCCACTGCATCTCAAATGGCCAAGGATGTAGCTGTATTCTTGAAGTGGGCATCAGAGCCCGAGCACGATCAACGCAAGCTAATGGCCTTGAAATGTATCATGATGTTTTCACTTCTGACGGCCATTACCTACTACATCAAGAGACACAAGTGGAGTGTGCTCAAGAGTAGGAAGATGGCATACAAGCCAGTTCGATAG